The following proteins are encoded in a genomic region of Microcoleus sp. FACHB-68:
- a CDS encoding RidA family protein, protein MKSISRVKPILLVVGIVATLLAFVWRVDAAEIVRYRLDPSSPYVNQFLESVAVPGNKSLLFLSGMVPPAINQTADPNTPQAYGDTKTQTRNILTNIQSILQKRGYSMGDVIKVHGYLVGDPALNGKADFGAFQEAYAEFFGNNQQPEIPVRTRTQVTQLVQPGWLVEIEVTAAK, encoded by the coding sequence ATGAAAAGTATTAGCCGAGTTAAGCCAATTCTGCTAGTTGTCGGAATTGTGGCAACGTTGCTGGCTTTCGTGTGGCGAGTCGATGCAGCGGAAATAGTACGTTACCGGCTTGACCCCAGCTCACCTTATGTCAATCAGTTTTTAGAATCGGTTGCGGTTCCTGGTAACAAAAGCTTGCTATTTCTAAGCGGTATGGTGCCGCCGGCTATCAATCAAACTGCCGATCCAAATACGCCTCAAGCCTATGGAGACACGAAGACTCAAACCAGAAATATTCTCACCAATATTCAATCAATTCTTCAGAAGCGCGGATACTCAATGGGTGACGTGATTAAGGTACATGGATACTTGGTGGGTGATCCAGCGCTCAACGGAAAAGCCGACTTCGGCGCGTTTCAGGAAGCTTACGCTGAGTTTTTCGGCAATAACCAACAGCCTGAAATACCCGTACGAACGCGTACACAAGTGACCCAATTAGTGCAGCCGGGATGGTTGGTTGAAATCGAAGTGACAGCAGCTAAGTAA
- a CDS encoding heavy metal translocating P-type ATPase, producing METLYLKVKGMGCAACAGRIERVIHSVSGVAECNVSFGAEQATVQYNPTQTNLEQIQQAVTDAGYGVQPVQEMSGETLDAEREEREAEQADLLRQVVIAGSISFMLTAATVQLLTKWPLPVPAWLHSPWSGLMLATPVMVFCGQIFFQRGWKAVRSGAADMNTLIATGTGAAFLYSVFATFFPQFFAKPMINGSVPVLSCGDLYYDCVTVIITMILLGRLLESRAKSQTSQAMHKLMGLQAKTARVIREGKEMDIPVAAVTVGEVILVRPGEKIPVDGEVIEGNSMVDEAMVTGESMPVKKQFSDEVIGGTINKTGSFKFRATRVGQDTFLAQIVQMVQQAQGSKAPVQHLADRVTGVFVPAVMVVALLTFIVWISATADLKMTVSATVGVLIIACPCALGLATPTSVMVGTGKGAENGILIQDAESLELAHKIQTIVLDKTGTLTEGKPTVTDYVTVQGTAWGNEIKLLRLAATVERNSEHPLAEAIVQYAKSQGVEFPLPAAEKFGAIAGAGVEGFVAGQFVQIGNSRWMNDLGIETEKLQIHQDKWEAAGKTTAWIAVDGKIEGLVGIADALKRSSAAAVRALKSMNLEVVMLTGDNRQTAEAIAQEVGISRIFAEVRPDRKAEIIKSLQMEKQGIENRIVAMVGDGINDAPALAQADVGIAIGTGTDVAIAASDITLISGDLAGIVTAIQLSRATMANIRQNLFFAFVYNTAGIPIAAGVLYPFTGWLLNPILAGAAMAFSSVSVVTNALRLRNFKPRIS from the coding sequence ATGGAAACGCTCTATCTGAAAGTCAAAGGCATGGGTTGTGCTGCTTGCGCCGGCAGAATCGAGCGAGTCATCCACTCGGTTAGTGGCGTTGCTGAATGCAATGTCAGCTTTGGTGCGGAACAAGCTACTGTTCAATACAATCCCACCCAAACAAATTTAGAGCAAATTCAGCAAGCCGTAACAGATGCGGGATATGGAGTACAGCCGGTTCAGGAAATGAGCGGCGAAACCCTGGATGCTGAACGGGAGGAACGAGAAGCCGAACAAGCGGATCTGTTGCGCCAAGTGGTGATCGCCGGCTCGATCAGCTTCATGCTAACGGCAGCGACGGTGCAATTACTCACAAAGTGGCCACTGCCGGTGCCGGCATGGCTGCATAGTCCTTGGAGTGGCCTGATGCTGGCGACGCCAGTGATGGTCTTTTGCGGTCAAATCTTCTTCCAACGGGGCTGGAAAGCGGTCAGAAGTGGCGCTGCGGACATGAACACATTGATTGCCACCGGCACCGGCGCGGCGTTTTTATACTCGGTGTTTGCCACGTTTTTTCCGCAATTTTTTGCTAAGCCGATGATTAATGGCAGTGTGCCGGTATTGTCATGCGGCGATCTTTACTATGATTGCGTCACCGTCATTATTACCATGATTCTCTTAGGCCGGCTGCTAGAAAGTCGGGCGAAATCTCAAACCTCCCAAGCGATGCACAAACTCATGGGTTTGCAGGCGAAGACAGCGCGAGTCATTCGTGAGGGAAAAGAGATGGATATTCCCGTTGCCGCCGTTACCGTGGGTGAGGTGATTTTAGTCCGTCCCGGCGAGAAAATTCCCGTGGATGGCGAAGTCATCGAGGGAAACTCGATGGTAGATGAGGCGATGGTGACGGGGGAAAGTATGCCGGTGAAAAAGCAATTTTCCGATGAAGTTATTGGGGGAACCATTAACAAAACCGGCAGCTTTAAATTTCGAGCAACGCGAGTTGGACAAGATACATTTCTGGCTCAAATTGTGCAGATGGTGCAACAAGCACAAGGATCAAAAGCGCCGGTGCAACACTTGGCAGATCGGGTAACGGGAGTGTTTGTGCCGGCAGTGATGGTCGTCGCGCTTTTAACTTTCATCGTGTGGATTAGTGCGACTGCTGACTTAAAAATGACCGTCAGTGCAACGGTCGGTGTTTTAATTATCGCCTGTCCTTGTGCCCTAGGTTTAGCAACTCCGACATCTGTGATGGTGGGAACCGGCAAAGGTGCAGAAAATGGCATTTTGATCCAAGATGCTGAAAGTTTAGAACTTGCCCATAAAATTCAGACAATCGTGTTAGATAAAACCGGCACTCTGACTGAAGGAAAACCAACCGTTACGGATTATGTGACGGTTCAAGGGACAGCCTGGGGCAACGAAATTAAACTTTTGCGCTTAGCGGCAACAGTTGAGCGAAATTCTGAGCATCCGCTAGCAGAGGCAATTGTTCAATATGCCAAGTCTCAAGGGGTCGAGTTTCCCTTGCCGGCAGCGGAGAAATTTGGGGCAATTGCCGGTGCCGGTGTAGAGGGTTTTGTGGCAGGGCAATTTGTGCAAATTGGCAACTCTCGGTGGATGAATGATTTAGGAATTGAGACGGAGAAATTACAAATTCATCAAGATAAATGGGAAGCTGCCGGTAAAACCACTGCCTGGATTGCAGTTGATGGGAAAATTGAGGGATTAGTGGGAATTGCAGATGCTCTCAAACGTTCTTCTGCTGCCGCTGTCAGGGCGTTAAAAAGTATGAATTTAGAAGTTGTAATGCTTACCGGCGACAACCGGCAGACAGCGGAAGCAATCGCTCAAGAAGTTGGCATCAGTCGCATTTTTGCAGAAGTGCGTCCTGATCGAAAAGCGGAAATTATCAAATCGCTTCAGATGGAAAAGCAAGGAATTGAAAATCGAATTGTGGCGATGGTGGGAGATGGAATTAATGATGCGCCGGCTTTAGCTCAAGCTGATGTGGGAATTGCCATCGGAACGGGGACAGATGTGGCAATTGCTGCAAGTGATATTACTTTAATTTCTGGGGATTTAGCCGGCATTGTCACAGCAATTCAGTTGAGCCGCGCCACAATGGCAAATATACGGCAAAATTTGTTTTTTGCTTTTGTTTATAATACTGCGGGTATTCCCATTGCTGCTGGGGTGCTTTATCCATTCACGGGTTGGTTGCTTAATCCAATTCTTGCCGGTGCGGCAATGGCTTTTAGTTCAGTTTCTGTTGTAACAAATGCCCTACGTTTGCGGAATTTTAAGCCACGAATTAGTTAA
- a CDS encoding alkaline phosphatase PhoX, whose protein sequence is MSVKRRDFLVFLGSAAGAVALNSLQSCGPNSPTQTSSQNALKRLFLPVKGPMPLFTDGVEPAKQPQAYSTYEVADDLVLPDGFTYQIIAAWGDKVGDSRFGYNNDYLSFVQTGPDEGYLTINFEYISERPWLQSFQQVIGKTLPFEEVDAAVKKAGKDGLNAFALADSDPIKVKIREICKEALIDQGMGVISLRRQPDGSWERTNSAADRRITGISGLEDGRYLKTTGPAVAIFKKQQGQGYIDKLGDQIIGTFGNCAGGTTPWGTVLSGEENFQSQVPEPVYPDGTSYPPAELPFNTASLDAQGNVFGLAGNKYGWIVEVDPANPKDYGTKHTWLGRYRHEAVGVRVEAGKPLAFYSGCDRQGGHVYKFVSKDAVSNPTDKANSKLLATGQLYAAKFNSDGTGSWIPLKADTAVNPDLPNNIIGNSLLLPYREPGNVTVGKQRNENESQPPKSSNPGTNPYIQVENNEQVTQFKQQFKTLGDLYTGNPEEKQGAILIDAHYAGNAAGATCTARPEDTEIAPDGSLYITFTAGLSGKEGGPDQRIFKGPQGETPYPYGWIMRLEEENNDPAASKFSWKMAATGGEPAGGGMGFSNPDNLLIDPKGNIWMVTDMGTGGHNKAVPSRVEAGKPVETSKMLGLFGNNSIWYMPTSGDDAGKAFLFGCGPMDCETTGPFFTNDQQTLFLAVQHPGEAKGIRQNMAAETREFAMLTTDGKQFMQKRQVPIGSNWPGKGANDPPKPAVVAIRRTNSQPII, encoded by the coding sequence ATGAGTGTTAAACGTCGGGATTTTTTAGTATTTCTGGGAAGTGCTGCCGGCGCAGTTGCCTTGAATTCCTTGCAATCGTGTGGGCCAAATTCACCCACACAGACTTCCTCTCAAAACGCTCTGAAACGGCTATTTCTGCCCGTTAAAGGGCCGATGCCGCTGTTCACAGATGGGGTTGAGCCGGCCAAACAACCGCAAGCCTATAGCACCTATGAAGTGGCGGATGACCTGGTTTTGCCAGATGGTTTTACCTATCAAATTATTGCCGCTTGGGGTGATAAAGTCGGGGATTCCCGCTTTGGTTATAACAACGATTACCTATCCTTTGTGCAAACCGGCCCTGATGAAGGTTATCTAACAATTAACTTTGAATATATTAGCGAACGTCCTTGGCTGCAAAGCTTTCAACAAGTAATTGGCAAAACCCTACCTTTTGAGGAAGTAGACGCTGCTGTTAAAAAAGCCGGTAAAGATGGGCTAAATGCCTTTGCACTTGCGGATAGTGACCCGATCAAAGTTAAGATTCGGGAAATTTGCAAAGAAGCCTTAATTGATCAAGGAATGGGAGTGATTTCCTTGCGCCGGCAACCAGACGGCAGTTGGGAAAGAACCAATTCCGCAGCGGATCGGCGAATCACCGGCATCTCAGGATTAGAAGATGGGCGTTATCTGAAAACAACCGGCCCAGCAGTGGCGATTTTTAAGAAACAGCAAGGGCAAGGCTATATTGATAAATTAGGTGATCAAATTATTGGCACCTTTGGTAACTGTGCCGGTGGAACAACGCCGTGGGGAACGGTTTTAAGTGGGGAAGAAAACTTTCAGTCCCAAGTCCCTGAACCCGTCTATCCTGATGGCACATCTTATCCGCCGGCAGAACTGCCTTTCAACACAGCAAGTCTCGACGCACAAGGCAATGTATTTGGACTTGCCGGCAACAAATATGGTTGGATCGTAGAAGTAGACCCGGCCAATCCTAAAGACTATGGCACCAAACATACCTGGTTAGGACGCTACCGGCATGAAGCCGTCGGCGTACGCGTAGAAGCCGGTAAACCGCTTGCCTTTTATTCCGGCTGTGATCGCCAGGGTGGACACGTCTATAAATTTGTTAGCAAAGATGCTGTTAGCAACCCCACCGACAAAGCCAACTCCAAGTTACTAGCAACCGGCCAACTATACGCCGCTAAATTCAACTCAGACGGCACCGGCAGTTGGATTCCCCTAAAAGCAGATACTGCAGTTAATCCTGATCTGCCTAACAATATTATCGGAAATAGCCTCTTGCTACCTTATCGGGAACCGGGAAACGTGACAGTGGGCAAGCAGAGAAACGAGAACGAATCTCAACCCCCAAAATCCTCTAATCCCGGCACAAATCCTTATATTCAAGTTGAAAATAACGAACAAGTTACCCAGTTTAAACAGCAATTTAAAACTTTGGGGGATTTGTACACCGGCAACCCGGAAGAGAAACAAGGGGCAATTTTAATTGATGCTCATTATGCCGGCAACGCTGCCGGTGCCACCTGCACAGCCCGCCCGGAAGACACGGAAATCGCGCCTGATGGGTCACTGTACATCACCTTTACTGCCGGCCTTTCCGGGAAAGAAGGCGGGCCAGATCAGCGCATTTTTAAAGGCCCGCAAGGCGAAACGCCCTATCCTTACGGCTGGATCATGCGCTTAGAGGAAGAAAACAATGACCCTGCTGCCTCAAAATTTAGCTGGAAAATGGCAGCAACCGGCGGTGAACCGGCTGGCGGTGGCATGGGATTTTCCAACCCAGATAATCTGTTAATTGATCCGAAGGGCAACATCTGGATGGTGACAGATATGGGCACCGGCGGACATAATAAAGCCGTTCCTAGCCGTGTAGAAGCCGGTAAACCTGTAGAAACTTCTAAAATGCTTGGTTTATTTGGGAACAACTCAATTTGGTATATGCCAACCTCTGGGGACGATGCCGGTAAAGCATTTTTGTTCGGCTGTGGGCCAATGGATTGCGAAACCACAGGGCCATTCTTCACAAACGATCAACAGACATTATTTTTAGCTGTGCAGCATCCAGGGGAAGCAAAGGGCATTCGCCAGAACATGGCAGCAGAAACGCGAGAATTTGCCATGCTAACCACTGATGGCAAGCAATTCATGCAAAAGCGTCAAGTGCCAATCGGTTCCAACTGGCCCGGTAAAGGTGCCAACGATCCACCCAAACCAGCCGTCGTGGCGATTCGTCGCACAAATTCCCAACCGATTATCTAA
- a CDS encoding response regulator, with translation MSEPTLILVVDDTPANLEVMSEVLSDAGYEVAIAIDGERALKQIQYSLPDLILLDVMMPGIDGFETCKQLKENPKTFEIPIIFMTALSDIENKVKGFNAGAVDYITKPFQEIEVLARVKLHLKLHSLTKNLEEKVSLRTAELSLALEQLQKSQLQLVQKEKLSTLGQLVAGVAHEINNPVGFVSGNLDYAEQYVTELLSLIELYQQHYPNPVVEIQEAVESLELDYLKEDFPNLILSMKEGIERIRNISTSLRTFSRSDSDCPTSFNIHEGIDSTLMILKYRLKENNTRPAILIEKNYGNLSKIECFPGKLNQVFMNLIANAIDALEESNWGRTFAEIKAHPNRIIIQTECSDNGEQVLIRIQDNGIGMSDEVQSQVFQHLFTTKAVGQGTGLGLSIAYQIVVEKHGGKLDVKSQLGKGSEFIITLPIRQEGEDRLGEENSCPLATVM, from the coding sequence ATGTCTGAACCCACCTTAATCTTAGTCGTCGATGATACGCCTGCCAATTTAGAAGTCATGTCTGAAGTCTTGAGCGATGCCGGTTATGAAGTTGCCATCGCGATTGATGGGGAACGAGCACTCAAACAAATTCAGTATAGTTTACCTGATCTGATCTTGCTAGACGTGATGATGCCAGGAATCGATGGTTTTGAAACTTGCAAGCAGTTAAAAGAAAATCCAAAAACGTTTGAGATTCCCATAATTTTCATGACAGCGCTTTCTGATATCGAAAATAAAGTTAAAGGCTTTAATGCCGGCGCAGTTGATTACATTACAAAACCCTTTCAAGAAATTGAAGTTTTAGCGCGAGTCAAACTTCATCTCAAGCTTCACTCTTTAACCAAAAACTTAGAAGAGAAAGTCTCTTTAAGAACCGCAGAACTTTCCTTAGCCCTCGAACAATTACAAAAATCTCAATTGCAGCTTGTGCAAAAAGAAAAATTGTCTACACTCGGACAATTAGTAGCCGGCGTGGCTCACGAAATCAATAATCCAGTTGGCTTTGTTAGCGGCAATCTTGACTATGCTGAACAATATGTTACCGAGTTACTATCTTTAATTGAACTTTATCAACAACACTATCCCAATCCAGTTGTTGAAATTCAAGAGGCCGTCGAATCCCTTGAATTAGATTATTTGAAAGAAGATTTTCCTAATTTAATTTTATCGATGAAGGAAGGCATTGAGCGGATTCGGAATATCAGCACCAGTTTACGCACGTTTTCCCGGTCAGATAGTGATTGTCCGACTTCCTTTAATATCCATGAGGGGATTGATAGCACCCTCATGATTTTGAAATATCGATTAAAAGAAAATAACACCCGTCCAGCTATTCTTATTGAAAAAAACTACGGAAATTTGTCTAAAATTGAATGTTTCCCTGGAAAACTCAATCAGGTATTTATGAATCTGATCGCAAATGCTATCGATGCTTTGGAAGAGAGCAACTGGGGACGCACTTTTGCGGAAATTAAGGCTCATCCTAATCGAATTATCATCCAGACAGAGTGTTCAGATAATGGTGAACAGGTCTTAATTCGGATTCAAGACAATGGGATAGGAATGTCGGATGAAGTTCAAAGTCAAGTATTTCAGCATCTGTTTACGACAAAAGCCGTAGGTCAAGGAACTGGGCTGGGATTATCAATCGCCTATCAAATTGTTGTTGAAAAGCATGGCGGCAAGCTAGATGTTAAGTCGCAATTGGGAAAAGGTTCAGAGTTTATTATTACCCTTCCGATTAGGCAAGAGGGAGAAGATCGGTTAGGGGAAGAAAACTCATGCCCGCTTGCCACAGTAATGTGA
- a CDS encoding ATP-binding protein produces the protein MTVIRQLQQLTNRQKLNHGWRRRDLQERNPREEAAPTPQNLVMRLIIGGTTLIVSLCAYYSYQVVRNLMLENLKEKAFLGVKEGTQEIDSWIAKYKAALESSANNPIFRTMDWEKIEPYLLSEQQRLPEFMYFGMIDAKGFLYTTLKDQPQGSINLKDRKHVQGAMAGTSSLSNPLIARVPVGEKIVAYAVPVWSGIAVPEKPLGKVIGAINGVININKVVEVVNDLQYGKDSYAFALNSNGEAIVHPNPALMSTLEKPAPSFLKLPDSSLAMIAQNMVNRQQGIQLILIDGKQQYVAYMPLDQANWSVALVIPRQNIEAQLRPLDLIAVVVLGLTGTMIAVLWQIQSFEQSQLKKSKITAEAAKKAADAANKAKSEFLANMSHELRTPLNGILGYAQILQRSKNLTSKQQDGLEIIYQCGSHLLTLINDILDLSKIEARRMELEKSDFHFPSFLQCVEEICSIKAEQKGIYFNYLPASNLPEAIHTDEKRLRQVLINLLGNAIKFTDKGGVTFKVEASRLALQSFEIQEIELIQNLYKIRFQIEDTGVGISPEEVDKIFMPFEQVGDRKRRAEGTGLGLAISHNIVNLMGSQIQVQSQVGAGSTFSFEVDLPLAYGWRQDTLAIDGKKIAGYHGDRQIILVVDDKWENRSVLVNLLEPLGFEVIEAENGQEGLEKALESLPNLIILDILMPVMNGYEMLQQLRDLEPLKAIRTIVLSASVSVTERQKSLEAGGDEFLAKPLQVDELFHVLEKHLAISWKYETSATEFYSNLISSSTRTGLKNLEMEITAPPLESLNKMLVFVQQGRLKKVLEEAKEIEKLDLKYGQFVQEVMQLSQKFQGEKIEILIKRCIEMQQN, from the coding sequence ATGACTGTCATACGGCAACTTCAGCAACTGACAAATAGGCAGAAGCTTAATCACGGGTGGCGACGTCGAGATCTGCAAGAAAGAAACCCTCGCGAAGAGGCAGCGCCAACGCCCCAAAACTTGGTGATGCGGTTGATTATTGGCGGGACAACTTTAATTGTCAGTCTATGTGCTTATTATAGCTATCAGGTCGTGCGGAACCTGATGCTAGAAAACTTGAAGGAAAAAGCATTTTTAGGGGTTAAAGAAGGGACTCAAGAAATTGACAGTTGGATTGCGAAATACAAGGCTGCATTAGAGTCCAGCGCTAACAACCCAATATTCCGAACGATGGATTGGGAAAAAATAGAGCCGTATCTGCTTTCGGAACAGCAGCGTCTGCCTGAATTTATGTATTTTGGGATGATTGATGCGAAGGGTTTCCTGTACACCACCCTCAAGGATCAGCCTCAAGGAAGCATCAACCTCAAAGATCGTAAACACGTTCAGGGAGCAATGGCAGGAACGAGTAGTTTGTCTAATCCGTTAATTGCCCGCGTCCCTGTAGGAGAGAAAATCGTCGCTTATGCAGTCCCTGTTTGGTCGGGCATTGCAGTACCTGAAAAGCCTTTGGGAAAGGTTATTGGTGCCATCAATGGCGTGATTAATATTAACAAAGTTGTTGAGGTAGTCAATGATTTGCAATATGGGAAAGACAGCTATGCTTTTGCGCTCAATTCCAATGGAGAAGCGATTGTTCATCCCAATCCAGCATTGATGTCTACCTTAGAAAAACCCGCCCCTAGTTTCTTAAAGCTGCCAGATTCAAGTTTGGCGATGATCGCCCAAAATATGGTAAATCGGCAACAGGGCATCCAGCTAATTTTGATTGATGGGAAGCAGCAATATGTCGCCTATATGCCGCTTGACCAAGCCAATTGGTCGGTTGCTTTAGTGATTCCCCGGCAAAATATTGAAGCGCAACTTCGTCCCCTCGACTTAATCGCAGTCGTTGTACTAGGACTAACCGGCACAATGATTGCAGTTTTGTGGCAGATACAATCTTTTGAGCAGTCCCAACTCAAAAAATCAAAGATCACGGCTGAGGCGGCTAAAAAAGCAGCAGATGCTGCTAACAAAGCAAAAAGTGAATTTCTGGCTAACATGAGTCATGAATTGCGTACCCCTCTCAACGGCATTTTGGGTTACGCTCAAATTCTCCAACGCAGTAAAAACCTGACCTCAAAGCAACAAGATGGCTTGGAAATTATCTACCAGTGTGGTTCCCACTTGCTGACTTTAATTAATGACATTTTAGACTTGTCGAAAATTGAAGCGCGGCGAATGGAACTGGAAAAGAGTGATTTTCATTTTCCTTCCTTCCTTCAATGTGTCGAAGAAATTTGCTCGATTAAAGCGGAACAGAAAGGAATATATTTCAATTATTTGCCGGCATCTAACCTACCGGAAGCCATTCATACCGATGAAAAGCGGCTACGCCAAGTGTTGATTAATCTCTTGGGCAATGCGATTAAATTCACAGATAAGGGGGGCGTTACGTTTAAAGTAGAAGCTAGCAGGTTGGCACTTCAATCGTTCGAGATTCAGGAAATTGAACTTATTCAAAATTTATATAAAATCCGCTTCCAAATTGAGGATACCGGCGTTGGCATCAGTCCCGAAGAAGTAGACAAAATCTTTATGCCTTTTGAACAGGTGGGAGATCGAAAGCGCCGCGCCGAAGGGACAGGATTAGGATTGGCAATTAGCCATAACATTGTTAACCTCATGGGTAGCCAAATTCAGGTGCAAAGCCAAGTGGGTGCCGGCAGCACTTTTTCTTTTGAAGTTGATCTGCCCCTAGCCTATGGGTGGAGACAGGATACACTAGCAATAGATGGAAAAAAAATTGCTGGCTATCATGGAGATCGTCAAATCATTTTAGTTGTAGACGATAAGTGGGAAAATCGTTCCGTATTGGTGAATTTGTTGGAACCGCTAGGCTTTGAAGTTATAGAGGCTGAAAATGGTCAAGAAGGGTTAGAAAAAGCGCTCGAATCGCTCCCCAATTTAATCATCTTAGATATTCTAATGCCGGTTATGAATGGATATGAAATGTTGCAGCAATTGCGTGATTTAGAGCCACTCAAAGCTATAAGAACTATCGTCTTATCTGCCTCTGTTTCAGTGACTGAGCGGCAAAAAAGTCTCGAAGCAGGAGGAGATGAGTTTCTGGCTAAGCCTCTCCAAGTAGATGAGTTGTTCCACGTATTAGAAAAACATCTGGCGATTAGCTGGAAATATGAAACATCAGCCACAGAATTTTATTCTAATTTAATATCATCCTCAACAAGAACAGGACTCAAAAATCTAGAAATGGAAATTACGGCTCCCCCTCTAGAATCTTTAAATAAAATGCTGGTATTTGTTCAACAAGGGCGGCTGAAAAAAGTCCTAGAGGAAGCGAAAGAAATTGAAAAACTAGATCTAAAATATGGGCAGTTTGTTCAAGAAGTTATGCAATTATCACAGAAATTTCAGGGAGAAAAAATTGAGATTTTAATTAAAAGATGTATAGAAATGCAACAAAATTGA
- the phoU gene encoding phosphate signaling complex protein PhoU has protein sequence MNSASSNQNCERTHFERQIKRLERDVLRMGALVENTFRLSHEALFSRDLCAAKEIPLLDKQIDQFYRQIESDCVLMMTLQAPAAQDSRLLGAFMQLVRDLERIGDYAKDLAEIAIKLFPYATQPCMPQVAEMSQHAQAMLAMSLVALADLDAEAGRQVKEQDSTVDDAYENLYDTLAHQRDIKGVVEPILLLTLVIRHLERMADHATNIGQRVAYIVTGHR, from the coding sequence GTGAATTCAGCTTCTTCTAATCAAAATTGTGAGAGAACCCATTTTGAGCGCCAGATTAAGCGTTTAGAACGGGATGTTTTGCGGATGGGTGCTTTGGTAGAAAATACATTTCGCCTGAGTCATGAAGCTCTGTTTAGTCGAGATTTGTGTGCAGCGAAGGAAATTCCTTTACTAGATAAGCAAATCGATCAATTTTACCGGCAGATAGAATCAGATTGCGTGCTGATGATGACGCTTCAAGCACCGGCAGCCCAGGATTCCCGCTTGTTAGGGGCGTTTATGCAGCTGGTGCGAGATTTAGAACGCATCGGTGATTATGCAAAAGATTTAGCAGAAATCGCGATTAAACTGTTTCCCTATGCCACCCAGCCTTGTATGCCGCAAGTGGCAGAAATGTCCCAGCACGCACAAGCCATGCTGGCAATGAGTTTGGTAGCTTTAGCCGATTTAGATGCTGAGGCGGGAAGGCAGGTAAAAGAGCAAGATTCTACCGTCGATGATGCCTACGAAAACCTTTATGACACTTTAGCCCACCAGCGAGATATTAAAGGGGTGGTTGAACCGATTCTATTGCTGACGCTGGTAATCCGTCATTTGGAACGCATGGCCGATCATGCGACCAATATTGGTCAGCGAGTGGCTTATATTGTTACAGGACATCGTTAA
- a CDS encoding ATP-binding protein: MPSLVRLRRSIVQANIERQQLEVQLQLWRQLLQVAPMGYLQVDEENQLLWCNEQARQLLNIQNWEPERSRLLLKVVRSFELDELIEQTRHQQQQCQCEWVFHPAISDAEALSRQRSTTLRGYSWPLPDGQVGVFLENRQDLVTLAHSRNRWVTDLTHELRTPLTSIRLVAEALQERLEPPMRNWAERLLLETNRLIKLVQDWLDLIQIEADPSKNLTSRPLELPVLIQSAWLTLEPLAKQKQLDFAYSGPDRLALVADESRLTQVFLNLFDNSIRYSPPQSTIQAKIVLLPSQNAPTHVQIDIFDSGQGFPEADLPHVFERLYRGEPSRSRSVSDYQKDTANPAGRATDRTSQQQPSSNSQTAATSVSAGSGLGLAIVRQIVLAHGGSITAHNHPETRGAWLQIHLPYEEVTARRS; encoded by the coding sequence TTGCCAAGCCTGGTTCGCTTGCGGCGATCAATCGTCCAAGCAAACATCGAGCGGCAACAGCTAGAAGTGCAACTGCAATTATGGCGGCAACTTCTCCAAGTCGCACCGATGGGCTATTTGCAAGTTGATGAAGAAAATCAACTGCTCTGGTGTAACGAGCAAGCGCGACAGCTGTTAAATATTCAAAACTGGGAGCCTGAACGGTCGCGTTTGCTCCTCAAAGTCGTGCGTTCCTTTGAATTAGACGAACTCATCGAGCAAACCCGCCACCAGCAGCAGCAGTGTCAGTGTGAGTGGGTGTTCCATCCTGCTATTTCCGATGCTGAAGCTCTGAGCCGGCAGCGATCCACAACTTTGCGCGGGTACAGTTGGCCGCTGCCAGATGGCCAAGTAGGAGTGTTCTTAGAAAACCGGCAAGACTTGGTAACACTCGCCCACAGTCGCAACCGCTGGGTGACAGACTTAACCCATGAACTCAGAACCCCCCTAACCTCCATTCGTTTAGTTGCAGAAGCCTTACAGGAACGTCTGGAACCGCCGATGCGGAATTGGGCGGAGCGGTTACTTTTAGAAACGAACCGACTGATTAAGCTGGTACAAGACTGGCTAGATTTAATTCAGATTGAAGCAGATCCGAGTAAAAACCTCACGTCTAGACCCTTAGAACTGCCGGTTTTAATTCAATCAGCATGGCTGACTTTAGAGCCGCTTGCCAAACAGAAACAACTGGATTTTGCCTATTCTGGCCCTGACCGGCTGGCCCTCGTAGCAGACGAGTCCCGTCTGACCCAAGTCTTCCTCAACTTATTCGACAACAGTATTCGTTACAGTCCGCCCCAAAGTACCATTCAAGCGAAGATTGTCCTGCTGCCTTCTCAGAACGCTCCCACCCATGTCCAAATCGATATCTTTGATTCAGGCCAAGGCTTCCCAGAAGCAGATTTACCCCATGTTTTTGAGCGATTGTATCGCGGGGAGCCATCACGTTCACGCAGCGTTTCTGACTACCAGAAAGACACCGCAAATCCTGCCGGCAGAGCAACAGATAGAACCTCTCAGCAGCAGCCATCCAGCAATTCCCAAACAGCGGCAACCTCAGTGAGTGCCGGCAGTGGACTCGGTTTAGCGATTGTTCGGCAAATCGTCCTCGCTCACGGCGGTTCCATTACTGCCCACAACCATCCGGAAACCAGAGGCGCTTGGCTACAAATCCATTTACCCTATGAAGAAGTAACTGCCAGAAGGAGTTAA